The following coding sequences lie in one Deltaproteobacteria bacterium genomic window:
- a CDS encoding PilZ domain-containing protein, with amino-acid sequence MTHDRRSFLRLNIAVPLTVESVLHGTVTCLARNISEGGVFLETQTLLPLGSLIRIWFAGAHGERALCLLGTVRNHYSLDYGDGGQYRRMVGMGVRFRELGSAAEEAVLGRVLASDSPRGTALVH; translated from the coding sequence ATGACCCACGATCGACGCAGCTTTCTCCGACTCAACATCGCCGTTCCCCTCACCGTGGAATCGGTCCTCCACGGGACGGTCACCTGCCTCGCACGAAACATCTCGGAGGGCGGGGTGTTTCTCGAGACCCAGACGCTCCTGCCCCTCGGCAGTCTGATCCGGATCTGGTTCGCCGGCGCGCACGGCGAGCGGGCGCTGTGCCTGCTCGGCACCGTGCGGAACCACTACTCCCTCGACTACGGAGATGGTGGCCAGTACCGGCGCATGGTAGGCATGGGAGTTCGCTTTCGCGAGCTTGGATCAGCTGCCGAAGAGGCAGTGCTCGGGCGCGTGCTGGCCTCGGATAGTCCGCGGGGGACGGCTCTCGTGCACTGA
- the der gene encoding ribosome biogenesis GTPase Der: MMLPLVAIVGRPNVGKSTLFNRLVGRRRALVLDQPGMTRDRHYGRVTKGPRPFHLVDTGGFEPDAADGIEVEVRVQARVAVEEADVVILVCDARQGITPTDEYLARELRASGRPVLVVANKVDGRPQDPLIAECHRLGLSPVVGVSAEHGRGVEELFDAITEALPPGDAPASDPQASILAGSDEDGEFDDGEDDDGAPGAEHDDAAETEESVVAVPEGPIRVALVGRPNAGKSALLNRLIGQQRSIVSPVAGTTRDPVDAELDLPGGSIVLVDTAGIRRRSKTEEAAEKLSVLRAMRCIEEAHIACLLVDAQTGVATQDARIATMALEAGRGLVLVFAKMDLMGPAAAARRRLLEQRDDELGFVDYAPVVYLSSVTGAGVNRLLPTVRRVRAQCGRRIATAELNRFLEHAVESHPPPAFRGRPVRLYYGTQARVAPPTFVVSTNAVGGVTTAYRRYLENRLRDRFGFAGTPIRLVFRQRGRKGGRES, encoded by the coding sequence ATGATGCTTCCGCTGGTGGCCATTGTCGGGCGTCCCAACGTCGGCAAGTCGACGCTCTTCAACCGGTTGGTCGGCCGCCGCCGAGCGCTGGTCTTGGACCAGCCCGGCATGACGCGCGATCGGCACTACGGGCGCGTGACGAAGGGACCGCGTCCCTTTCACCTCGTGGACACGGGCGGCTTCGAGCCGGACGCCGCGGACGGGATCGAGGTCGAGGTGCGCGTGCAGGCGCGCGTGGCGGTCGAGGAGGCGGACGTCGTCATCCTGGTCTGCGACGCACGGCAGGGGATCACGCCCACCGACGAATACCTCGCGCGGGAGCTGCGGGCCTCCGGTCGCCCGGTGCTCGTGGTCGCAAATAAGGTGGACGGCCGGCCGCAGGACCCGCTGATTGCGGAGTGCCACCGGCTCGGGCTGTCGCCGGTCGTGGGCGTCTCGGCGGAGCACGGCCGAGGTGTCGAGGAGCTGTTCGACGCGATCACCGAGGCGCTTCCGCCGGGCGACGCGCCGGCTTCGGATCCCCAGGCGTCGATTCTCGCCGGGTCGGATGAGGACGGGGAGTTCGACGATGGCGAAGACGACGACGGCGCCCCGGGCGCGGAGCACGACGACGCGGCGGAGACCGAGGAGAGCGTCGTCGCCGTCCCCGAGGGGCCGATCCGCGTGGCGCTCGTGGGGCGTCCGAACGCCGGGAAGTCCGCGCTGCTCAACCGACTGATCGGGCAGCAACGATCCATCGTCTCTCCCGTCGCCGGGACCACGCGGGACCCGGTAGATGCGGAGCTCGATCTTCCCGGGGGGAGCATCGTACTGGTCGACACGGCGGGCATTCGGCGCCGCAGCAAGACAGAGGAGGCCGCGGAGAAGCTGTCTGTCCTGCGCGCCATGCGGTGCATCGAGGAGGCCCACATCGCGTGCCTCCTCGTGGATGCGCAGACGGGGGTCGCGACCCAGGACGCACGGATTGCGACCATGGCGCTGGAGGCGGGGCGCGGACTCGTCCTGGTCTTCGCGAAAATGGACCTCATGGGGCCGGCAGCAGCCGCGCGGCGCCGCCTGCTCGAGCAGCGCGACGACGAGCTGGGTTTCGTGGACTACGCGCCGGTGGTCTATCTCTCCTCCGTCACGGGCGCGGGGGTGAATCGCCTCCTCCCGACCGTTCGACGGGTGCGGGCCCAGTGCGGTCGCCGCATCGCCACTGCGGAGCTGAACCGGTTTCTGGAACACGCGGTAGAGTCGCACCCGCCGCCCGCTTTCCGCGGACGACCGGTGCGGCTCTACTACGGCACCCAGGCTCGCGTGGCGCCGCCGACCTTCGTCGTCAGCACGAACGCGGTGGGTGGCGTGACTACGGCTTACCGGCGCTATCTCGAGAACCGGCTACGCGACCGATTCGGGTTCGCCGGAACCCCGATCCGGCTCGTCTTCCGCCAGCGCGGCCGGAAGGGCGGTCGCGAGAGCTGA
- a CDS encoding serine/threonine protein kinase, with the protein MGQAKPAPGAEKKTVFGYVANFVPPPAGGAPATAPAPAPTPSAPAAAPPVQMPPVPAAGAEIRVPVAPPRRPSTAHEAAPPVAAARSEDGIGDHYRLGGARVPVPCGELCYGSDARDRTEVEILLVDPAVFPSPLDMERARRELRQLQKAEHPAIVRVLDHGKTEDGRLFVVSERVKGTLLSDFIVTGQLLGLAEAQKVVLEVGSALAEAQKVGVVHRDIAPHNVSLLDGWTVKIGGFPLAPPLKRHVFGTPEFISPEQASGRPVDQRSNIYSLGALLFYTLTGRPPFQSSNVDELLEKHVKEEPPSVRSVRPDLNLPGRVDALIQKALSKSSSRRHLTLRQFLREVEGLTGGADDVAAVGGGAPLSFETPLHGMTALTGGDRPPSSEVPALRATPSRPALGMDEWASTVVDAQTLPPEPDEIAPPTGEELVPAPHLAKTMPPPPAHMAPTIRPDFGIPAPSGLSPTPSATAPVAPPRPVTVPPPIGAHAAPAASGEMTGGGGVTLRAAPQPVVPPPSETRPAAAPPPTAAAAAQGGRPAFRETMWFFKGEVEAAAAQAGEESVALAPAPGEEAINPAELAGKYADDGSMSEAEARRLSLRTGKTQMMQAVRVPGGPMPGERMDAEDFVGEMNKRTRMLIYVGIAAVVLVLVGVGIFLGLRK; encoded by the coding sequence GACGGTCTTCGGATACGTCGCCAACTTCGTCCCGCCGCCAGCCGGTGGGGCCCCGGCCACGGCTCCCGCGCCCGCCCCGACTCCATCCGCGCCGGCGGCTGCACCTCCCGTCCAGATGCCGCCGGTCCCCGCAGCCGGGGCCGAGATCCGGGTTCCGGTCGCGCCGCCACGTCGGCCCTCCACTGCGCACGAAGCCGCACCGCCCGTCGCCGCGGCTCGCTCCGAGGATGGCATCGGCGATCACTATCGCCTGGGCGGCGCGCGAGTGCCGGTGCCCTGCGGCGAGCTCTGCTATGGGTCCGACGCCCGCGACCGCACCGAGGTGGAGATCCTGCTCGTGGATCCCGCCGTCTTCCCATCTCCGCTCGACATGGAGCGCGCGCGCCGAGAGCTGCGCCAGCTGCAGAAGGCGGAACACCCGGCCATCGTGCGCGTGCTGGACCACGGCAAGACCGAGGACGGCCGCCTCTTCGTGGTAAGCGAGCGGGTGAAGGGCACGTTGCTCAGCGACTTCATCGTCACGGGGCAGCTCCTCGGGCTCGCCGAAGCGCAGAAAGTGGTGCTCGAGGTCGGAAGCGCGCTCGCCGAGGCCCAGAAAGTGGGCGTCGTCCACCGCGACATCGCGCCGCACAACGTGTCGCTGCTGGACGGCTGGACGGTCAAGATCGGGGGCTTTCCCCTCGCGCCGCCGCTGAAGCGTCACGTCTTCGGCACGCCCGAGTTCATCAGCCCCGAGCAGGCCTCCGGCCGGCCCGTAGACCAGCGGTCCAACATCTACAGCCTTGGAGCGTTGCTCTTCTACACGCTCACTGGACGCCCCCCCTTCCAGTCCAGCAACGTGGACGAGTTGCTCGAGAAGCACGTGAAGGAGGAGCCGCCCTCCGTACGGTCGGTGCGCCCGGATCTCAATCTGCCGGGCAGGGTAGACGCGCTGATCCAGAAGGCTCTCTCGAAGAGCTCCAGCCGACGTCACCTCACGCTGCGGCAGTTCCTCCGCGAGGTGGAGGGACTCACGGGGGGGGCCGACGACGTCGCGGCGGTGGGAGGGGGCGCTCCGCTCTCCTTCGAGACGCCGCTGCACGGCATGACGGCGCTCACGGGGGGAGACCGACCGCCCTCGTCGGAGGTGCCGGCCTTGCGTGCAACCCCATCCCGGCCCGCCCTGGGGATGGACGAGTGGGCCAGCACGGTGGTGGACGCGCAAACCCTGCCGCCCGAGCCCGACGAGATAGCGCCGCCGACGGGTGAAGAGCTCGTCCCCGCGCCGCACCTCGCCAAGACCATGCCTCCTCCGCCGGCGCACATGGCCCCGACGATCCGTCCGGACTTCGGGATTCCGGCGCCCTCGGGGCTGAGTCCCACTCCTTCCGCCACGGCACCCGTCGCGCCGCCACGGCCGGTCACGGTTCCGCCGCCCATCGGCGCCCACGCGGCCCCCGCGGCCTCGGGGGAGATGACGGGTGGCGGAGGAGTGACACTTCGGGCGGCCCCACAGCCCGTCGTTCCTCCCCCGTCGGAAACGCGCCCTGCGGCGGCGCCACCACCGACCGCCGCAGCCGCTGCCCAGGGCGGTCGCCCCGCCTTCCGCGAGACGATGTGGTTCTTCAAGGGCGAGGTCGAGGCGGCCGCGGCGCAGGCCGGCGAGGAATCCGTGGCCCTCGCTCCCGCCCCCGGCGAGGAAGCCATCAACCCGGCCGAGCTCGCGGGCAAGTACGCCGACGACGGCAGCATGTCCGAAGCCGAGGCGCGCCGGTTGTCGCTGCGGACGGGCAAGACCCAGATGATGCAGGCGGTCCGCGTACCGGGGGGACCGATGCCGGGCGAGCGGATGGACGCCGAGGATTTCGTCGGCGAGATGAACAAGCGCACGCGGATGCTCATCTACGTCGGTATCGCCGCGGTCGTGCTCGTGCTGGTGGGGGTCGGAATCTTCCTCGGCCTCAGGAAGTAG
- a CDS encoding alcohol dehydrogenase catalytic domain-containing protein, translated as MQRSPLGPWLVTDRERLPQPEAEGWVRLVVEACAPSLEELAGAAEPATGACFPRVPGGVLVGRTEAGRRLLCGGFLPCGACSACQGAQHLACLAPRRPGLDVPGGFARETLLPESFLAPGLPDGANVAEVVVLLALAGPTYQATATVGMVPGDVVVFFGPVGPGALPLQTLRAAGLRPHWVHPMASTAAAPPGCSVSHAAPEPGDLPGGRYHLLDLDPAAPSLEASERLRREARSWTFASAALRVGDGASAALPRLLEGGAPLRWIRSLHPQLALELAAMVVHRRVEVASWIEPLTLQELAARGAAFAHERAERWPVYLAQTPDPGLPSPAVD; from the coding sequence GTGCAGAGGTCGCCTCTCGGCCCGTGGCTCGTGACGGATCGCGAGCGACTCCCGCAACCCGAAGCCGAAGGTTGGGTTCGCCTCGTCGTCGAGGCCTGCGCCCCGTCTCTGGAGGAGCTGGCGGGAGCGGCAGAGCCGGCGACCGGCGCCTGCTTTCCGCGCGTCCCGGGGGGCGTGCTCGTCGGGCGCACCGAGGCCGGGAGACGCCTCCTCTGCGGCGGTTTCCTCCCCTGCGGAGCCTGCTCGGCCTGCCAGGGAGCGCAGCACCTGGCCTGCCTCGCCCCGCGACGACCGGGCCTCGACGTCCCCGGCGGCTTCGCCCGAGAGACCCTTCTCCCCGAAAGCTTCCTGGCGCCGGGGCTCCCCGACGGGGCGAACGTTGCCGAGGTGGTCGTGCTGCTGGCGCTCGCCGGACCCACGTATCAGGCCACCGCAACGGTCGGGATGGTTCCGGGCGACGTGGTCGTTTTCTTCGGCCCGGTGGGGCCGGGGGCGCTGCCGCTCCAGACCTTGCGCGCGGCGGGGCTCCGTCCCCACTGGGTGCACCCGATGGCCTCGACCGCGGCGGCCCCGCCGGGGTGTTCGGTCTCCCATGCTGCGCCCGAGCCAGGCGACCTGCCCGGAGGGCGCTACCACCTGCTGGATCTCGACCCGGCTGCGCCCTCCCTGGAGGCCTCCGAGAGACTGCGGCGAGAGGCGCGCTCGTGGACCTTCGCCAGCGCGGCGCTGCGCGTTGGAGACGGAGCGTCGGCCGCGCTTCCGCGGCTGCTCGAAGGCGGTGCGCCGCTACGGTGGATCCGCTCCCTGCACCCGCAGCTCGCTCTCGAGCTAGCCGCTATGGTCGTCCATCGGCGTGTAGAGGTGGCGTCGTGGATCGAGCCTCTCACCCTCCAGGAGCTGGCGGCCCGAGGGGCGGCGTTCGCCCACGAGCGCGCGGAGCGGTGGCCCGTCTATCTGGCGCAGACCCCCGACCCAGGACTGCCCTCTCCCGCTGTCGATTGA
- the vanZ gene encoding VanZ family protein — MALCIFGLSSLPGTTLRYEFFAWQDKLAHFLAYGLLAFLTARAFRRSRGWRALTCAAVASALMLAYGVLDEIHQSFVPYRNPDVLDVTADLAGALTACGLWIVLAGRERRLARSA; from the coding sequence GTGGCGCTCTGCATCTTCGGCCTCTCGTCCCTGCCGGGGACGACCCTGCGCTACGAGTTCTTTGCCTGGCAGGACAAGCTCGCCCATTTCCTCGCCTATGGCCTCCTGGCCTTCCTCACGGCACGCGCGTTCCGCCGTAGTCGCGGCTGGAGGGCGCTGACCTGCGCCGCCGTGGCGAGCGCCCTCATGCTGGCGTACGGCGTTCTCGACGAGATCCACCAGAGCTTCGTGCCCTACCGGAACCCGGACGTCCTCGACGTGACGGCCGACCTGGCGGGGGCCCTCACGGCCTGCGGCCTGTGGATCGTCCTCGCCGGCCGCGAACGACGCCTCGCCCGCAGCGCATGA
- a CDS encoding gamma carbonic anhydrase family protein translates to MIQSFEGATPVLGAEVFVAESALVLGRVTLGASSSVWYGSILRGDVEAIQVGSATNLQDRCVIHVTTDRFGVVIGDRVTVGHGAILHGCRIADEVLVGIGATILDGVHVGPGSLVAAGSLLPPGKQYPPGSLIVGSPARVARPITEQERRMIAETASRYVELAHRHGRLTG, encoded by the coding sequence ATGATCCAATCCTTCGAAGGAGCAACCCCGGTCCTTGGGGCCGAGGTCTTCGTCGCCGAGAGCGCGCTCGTCCTCGGGCGCGTGACGCTCGGGGCGTCGTCCAGCGTGTGGTACGGATCGATCCTGCGGGGCGATGTGGAGGCGATCCAGGTCGGCAGCGCGACGAACCTGCAGGACCGGTGCGTCATCCACGTCACCACGGATCGCTTTGGGGTCGTGATCGGCGACCGCGTCACCGTCGGCCACGGCGCGATCTTGCACGGGTGCCGGATCGCCGACGAAGTCCTCGTCGGGATCGGCGCGACGATCCTGGACGGAGTCCACGTCGGGCCGGGCAGTCTGGTGGCGGCCGGCTCCCTCCTGCCCCCCGGGAAGCAGTATCCCCCCGGATCCCTCATCGTGGGCTCTCCGGCCCGCGTGGCTCGTCCCATCACCGAGCAAGAGCGACGCATGATCGCCGAGACCGCGTCGCGCTACGTCGAGTTGGCGCACCGTCACGGTCGTTTGACCGGGTAG
- a CDS encoding KOW motif-containing protein: MPFQGFTPADFDAFLERKWRSNVFNLERLQVKQKLLGLGRDLNPLMVAPDGSLLECETSAEHPALWNQHRVENQYLFFSRNKEARCELDRIIDRQRTIASLIEDPSPLRNHIFLSLMVDAKGLEVALKLHADAAVDRENLQRKTQDFFVREKLLSLLRGLPEEFALGIDGRASIATAELGDEALQELIRELPATHSWVAVGRRFSREDPTLAEPTFATVSARLLGALLPVLHYVAWSRDNDFVSMRKTLQEEAVRTKSKGLSKHDHVRVVRGVFAGKTGTVQEVDGKGSLRVLLGTMVIKLDGEDVAKV, encoded by the coding sequence GTGCCATTCCAGGGTTTCACGCCAGCGGACTTCGACGCCTTTCTAGAGCGGAAGTGGCGGAGCAACGTCTTCAACCTGGAGCGCCTTCAGGTCAAGCAGAAGCTCCTCGGACTGGGACGAGACCTGAACCCGCTCATGGTCGCGCCGGACGGCTCGCTGCTCGAGTGCGAAACCAGCGCCGAGCATCCGGCGCTCTGGAACCAGCACCGCGTCGAGAACCAGTACCTCTTCTTCTCCCGCAACAAGGAGGCGCGCTGCGAGCTCGACCGGATTATCGATCGGCAACGCACCATCGCGTCGCTGATCGAGGATCCGTCTCCGCTACGGAACCATATCTTCCTCTCGCTGATGGTGGATGCGAAGGGGCTCGAGGTGGCGCTCAAGCTGCACGCGGACGCCGCCGTGGACCGCGAGAACCTCCAGCGGAAGACGCAGGACTTCTTCGTGCGCGAGAAGCTGCTGTCGCTGCTGCGAGGCTTGCCCGAGGAGTTCGCCCTGGGCATCGACGGGCGAGCGTCGATTGCGACCGCGGAGCTCGGGGATGAGGCGCTGCAGGAGCTGATTCGAGAGCTCCCCGCGACCCACAGCTGGGTGGCGGTGGGTCGTCGCTTCTCGCGCGAGGATCCGACGCTGGCCGAGCCGACCTTCGCGACGGTCTCCGCGCGCCTGCTGGGCGCGCTGCTCCCGGTGCTGCACTACGTGGCCTGGAGCCGGGACAACGACTTCGTGTCCATGCGCAAGACCCTCCAGGAGGAAGCGGTTCGCACGAAGTCGAAGGGCCTGTCCAAGCACGACCACGTGCGGGTCGTCCGCGGCGTGTTCGCCGGTAAGACCGGGACGGTGCAGGAGGTGGATGGCAAGGGGAGCCTCCGCGTGCTCCTCGGCACGATGGTGATCAAGCTCGACGGCGAGGACGTGGCGAAGGTTTGA
- the tmk gene encoding dTMP kinase, translated as MTPPRGRLIALEGLDGAGTTTQARLLVERLVAAGLPAYLTREPTDGPIGRLAREALRGGAGGVSRATLALLFAADRLDHLAREIQPQLEAGIHVVSDRYVYSSLAYQSLDLDPAWVAELNRHAPDADLTVWLDVVPEVAQTRLAQRGGPREIFDPMEQQRRVAASYEALLGGSADRGAIHGRAPRAVRIDGTQPVLVVGEEIFLAVEKICGAPTGLPA; from the coding sequence GTGACGCCACCGCGGGGCCGCTTGATCGCGCTCGAGGGACTGGACGGCGCGGGGACGACGACGCAGGCCCGCCTTCTCGTGGAACGCCTCGTGGCCGCTGGCCTGCCGGCGTACCTGACCCGCGAGCCCACGGACGGGCCGATCGGCCGGCTGGCGCGCGAGGCGCTGCGAGGTGGGGCGGGAGGGGTTTCGCGCGCCACGCTCGCCCTGCTCTTCGCGGCCGACCGGTTGGATCATCTGGCCCGAGAGATCCAGCCGCAGCTCGAGGCAGGGATCCACGTCGTGAGCGATCGGTACGTATACTCGTCCTTGGCCTACCAGAGTCTAGATCTGGATCCAGCGTGGGTGGCCGAGCTCAACCGGCACGCCCCCGACGCCGACCTTACCGTCTGGCTCGACGTGGTCCCCGAGGTGGCGCAGACCCGGCTCGCGCAGCGGGGCGGGCCACGGGAGATCTTCGACCCGATGGAACAGCAGCGGAGGGTCGCAGCGTCCTACGAGGCCCTCCTCGGGGGATCCGCCGACCGAGGCGCGATCCACGGCCGGGCACCTCGCGCTGTGCGCATCGACGGGACACAACCCGTGCTGGTGGTGGGCGAGGAGATCTTCCTCGCGGTAGAAAAAATTTGCGGCGCGCCCACGGGTCTGCCAGCGTAG
- a CDS encoding HEAT repeat domain-containing protein, protein MTVQRLLVAVFVAVLAGGERTAWADRIERLVQILRTDPSSKVRLQAALTLAKLKDPRAAPALLQALKDASPMVRGVSAAALGALGDARAIPALKQLAQQDEHPFARTQAKKALEALSREQAAGGPAPGTRLFVTLGKMTNTAKEGGPRLAAALGEALLAEFSKVAGVATRWGGGAGAVPSSADLARRGIKGFALDGAIVSLSHAPQGGEVELSCNIKVSLATFPQHSMKAFYTGGASMSVPAGDFKPATAEGLYRELVQGAAQGARQHIVQSYLSSQ, encoded by the coding sequence ATGACGGTACAACGCCTCCTCGTGGCTGTGTTCGTGGCGGTCCTCGCTGGCGGCGAACGGACGGCCTGGGCCGACCGCATCGAGCGCCTGGTTCAGATCCTGCGCACCGATCCGAGCTCCAAGGTTCGACTCCAGGCCGCCCTCACGCTAGCGAAGCTCAAGGATCCCCGAGCCGCGCCGGCGCTCCTGCAGGCGCTCAAGGATGCAAGCCCCATGGTCCGCGGCGTCTCGGCCGCCGCCCTCGGAGCGCTCGGGGACGCACGCGCCATCCCGGCGCTCAAGCAACTCGCGCAGCAAGACGAGCACCCCTTCGCACGCACCCAGGCCAAGAAGGCCCTCGAGGCCTTGAGCCGCGAACAGGCCGCCGGAGGCCCCGCCCCGGGAACGCGCCTCTTCGTCACCCTCGGGAAGATGACCAACACCGCCAAGGAGGGTGGGCCTCGCCTGGCGGCGGCGCTCGGCGAGGCGCTGCTCGCGGAGTTCTCCAAGGTGGCGGGGGTGGCGACGCGCTGGGGCGGTGGGGCAGGGGCCGTGCCTTCGAGCGCCGACCTGGCCCGGCGTGGCATCAAAGGCTTCGCCCTGGACGGCGCCATCGTGAGCTTGAGCCACGCGCCGCAAGGTGGCGAGGTGGAGCTCTCCTGTAACATCAAGGTCTCGCTGGCGACCTTTCCGCAGCACAGCATGAAGGCGTTCTACACCGGCGGCGCGAGCATGTCGGTCCCGGCGGGAGACTTCAAGCCTGCCACCGCCGAGGGTCTGTACCGCGAGCTGGTGCAAGGAGCCGCCCAGGGGGCGCGTCAGCACATCGTACAGAGTTACTTGAGCTCGCAGTAG
- a CDS encoding bifunctional nuclease family protein, giving the protein MSEPGGPTGSGAMRVAGAAGEGDGAVLIPMKVARLTVDPCNGLPLVLLEGLEGGHLLPIWVGLAEASAIAVPLEGVQFARPMTHDLMYSLLSACGAEVVHIVVTEVRDQTFYARIILQQGEQRSEVDARPSDALALALRTGCAIFVNERVLSATARPTVTAAHASADPALASEDPPRAADWLESLPDEEFGKWKM; this is encoded by the coding sequence ATGTCTGAGCCGGGCGGACCGACCGGGTCCGGCGCGATGCGGGTCGCCGGTGCGGCGGGGGAAGGGGACGGGGCAGTGCTGATTCCAATGAAGGTTGCTCGACTTACCGTAGACCCGTGTAACGGGCTTCCGCTGGTCCTGCTGGAAGGCCTGGAGGGCGGCCACCTCCTCCCCATCTGGGTCGGGCTCGCCGAGGCCAGCGCCATCGCCGTTCCCCTAGAGGGAGTGCAGTTCGCTCGCCCGATGACGCACGACCTCATGTATTCGCTGCTCAGCGCGTGCGGCGCAGAGGTCGTGCACATCGTGGTGACGGAGGTCCGCGACCAGACCTTTTACGCGCGCATCATCCTCCAGCAGGGAGAGCAGCGGTCCGAGGTGGACGCCCGGCCCTCCGACGCGCTGGCCCTGGCCCTGCGCACCGGCTGCGCCATCTTCGTCAACGAGCGCGTGCTGTCGGCGACGGCCCGCCCGACGGTGACAGCGGCCCACGCCAGCGCGGATCCCGCGCTGGCATCCGAAGATCCTCCGCGCGCCGCGGACTGGCTGGAGAGCCTTCCCGACGAGGAGTTCGGCAAGTGGAAGATGTAG